A genomic window from Actinomycetaceae bacterium MB13-C1-2 includes:
- a CDS encoding MFS transporter, giving the protein MSVKASKNPSRDVTHQSDTTLKSGGSLLTWLIVLQVASGFVQGFYTPLLPDLSRYVGVSVEAMNWFQTSQAMAAVVLVPLLSRLGDLIGSRRILRVAVISVFVGTLIIALVPSFPAILLGRVLQGPIGVWLPLAIAIVYIRMSQKSSARAITIMTGALTGGIVIGTVASGLTFALSSNLVITLLVPSLVVLIGAYSVFFKLPEDSTPGSGKVDWIGFTGLGLVMVAVIYSVGHMGYKHLNLSLLLLFITGVVLVGWILWEQRVENPAVEINLVVSRSMGPLYLTAFVIGVLSTDAPPNMAAYMSTDPGEFGYGFSSSTQTISLLIAALLIFAMIGAFSSSFIAAKIGMKTTLIGASLLGALGQLVMILAPHYLASFWVSGVLSGFAAGVLSGIIPVLISRAAPAGKTGIANGLYAAFSAVGGALGGAIVKKILANFHDDAGMTGIGGYMTVWGFCVILFLVAATALALVPIGSATKSAE; this is encoded by the coding sequence ATGAGCGTAAAGGCATCGAAGAATCCCTCCCGAGACGTCACCCACCAATCAGACACGACACTGAAGAGCGGCGGCTCGCTGCTGACGTGGTTGATCGTCCTCCAAGTGGCGAGCGGGTTCGTTCAGGGTTTCTATACTCCTCTGTTACCAGACCTCTCTCGATACGTGGGCGTCTCCGTGGAGGCAATGAACTGGTTTCAAACTTCCCAGGCAATGGCGGCAGTGGTTCTGGTACCGCTCCTGTCCCGACTCGGAGACCTGATCGGGTCGAGGAGGATTCTTCGCGTCGCAGTGATATCCGTTTTTGTAGGGACCCTGATTATTGCTCTGGTTCCCTCGTTCCCGGCAATCCTCTTGGGGAGAGTCTTGCAGGGGCCGATCGGGGTGTGGCTACCACTGGCGATAGCCATCGTCTATATCCGCATGTCACAAAAGAGCTCAGCCCGTGCGATAACGATCATGACCGGCGCGCTTACCGGGGGCATAGTCATTGGAACCGTTGCATCCGGCTTGACCTTCGCACTCTCATCAAACCTAGTCATTACTCTGCTGGTCCCGTCTTTGGTCGTCTTAATCGGAGCGTACAGCGTCTTCTTCAAGCTTCCGGAGGACTCCACGCCCGGCTCCGGCAAGGTTGATTGGATCGGTTTCACGGGCCTCGGCCTGGTGATGGTAGCTGTTATCTACAGCGTTGGTCACATGGGATACAAGCATCTGAACCTGTCGCTACTTCTGCTGTTCATCACCGGGGTCGTGCTGGTCGGCTGGATTCTCTGGGAGCAACGTGTTGAGAATCCGGCGGTCGAAATAAACCTCGTCGTATCTCGATCAATGGGTCCGCTCTACCTAACAGCGTTCGTAATCGGCGTTCTGTCTACTGATGCACCGCCCAATATGGCCGCATATATGAGCACCGATCCCGGGGAGTTCGGATACGGCTTCTCCTCATCGACGCAGACCATTTCCCTGTTGATCGCTGCGCTACTAATCTTCGCGATGATCGGCGCCTTCTCCTCGTCATTCATCGCCGCAAAAATAGGAATGAAAACGACCTTGATTGGGGCCTCACTGCTCGGCGCGCTAGGACAACTGGTGATGATACTTGCGCCGCACTATCTCGCGAGTTTTTGGGTCTCAGGAGTTCTAAGTGGCTTTGCGGCAGGCGTCCTCTCTGGAATCATTCCCGTGCTAATTTCGCGGGCAGCTCCCGCTGGCAAGACGGGAATAGCCAACGGCCTATATGCGGCATTCTCAGCCGTGGGAGGCGCTCTCGGTGGAGCGATAGTCAAGAAGATCCTGGCAAACTTTCATGATGACGCGGGAATGACGGGGATCGGCGGATACATGACTGTGTGGGGCTTCTGCGTGATTCTGTTCCTAGTTGCGGCTACCGCACTCGCTTTGGTTCCGATCGGCTCGGCCACAAAATCTGCGGAGTAA
- a CDS encoding ComEC/Rec2 family competence protein, which yields MSDDQKLRPTPKGVDLRVVVVACSAWLGTLLGLRLGPIESPVLGSRVSVMFAIATVVAFVISKGILGLDVALLIGASVVAAWISVLVAGSTASMFEGDPIQNVAAEQAYVRALVVVIGQPGPASSSWSTDTLVVELRTRAVCTSNVEDGSTECGVPSSVRLWGEVSGGASLVDALIPGSTLLVGGISSKEDWLSPPIAARFKVTSYSVVEGAPRSQLWAASLRRSMREATTATGVAGPLISGMAIGDDALMSAELRESMLISSLTHLTAVSGSHIAISLALVSRILRGRRRLQATAVCSFLVLVIIVVGPEPSVVRSVSMSGLAVWGTVRRRPSQPLGLLAVVALASVLIDPWLAISIGFALSVSATAAIIVVAGPLERALVQSLPEEGVTNKMGSLVAGTVSVAVSASSATVPILALLNPWLPLWGIVANLLVAPVVAPLTLLGLGAALASLFAPNLAGFLVKCAEPFADWLVIVATRTATLPLAKLPWPQGIGGLFLSVAVTIVAWGAVIALYRRLTNRTA from the coding sequence ATGAGCGACGACCAGAAACTGAGACCTACTCCGAAAGGGGTGGATCTCCGCGTCGTTGTCGTCGCCTGCAGTGCGTGGCTTGGAACTCTGCTTGGCCTCAGACTAGGTCCTATTGAAAGTCCGGTTTTGGGATCCCGAGTCTCGGTAATGTTTGCAATAGCGACCGTTGTCGCCTTCGTCATTTCTAAAGGAATCCTTGGTCTAGACGTTGCTTTGCTGATCGGGGCGTCTGTCGTAGCGGCCTGGATATCGGTCTTGGTGGCCGGGAGCACGGCGTCCATGTTTGAGGGCGATCCGATTCAAAATGTCGCGGCAGAACAGGCATATGTGCGTGCTCTGGTAGTCGTTATCGGTCAGCCTGGACCTGCAAGTTCGTCGTGGTCGACAGACACGCTGGTAGTTGAGTTACGGACTCGGGCTGTCTGCACTTCAAATGTGGAGGACGGGTCAACCGAGTGTGGTGTTCCCAGCTCGGTCAGGCTCTGGGGCGAGGTTTCGGGTGGAGCCAGCCTTGTCGATGCCCTGATCCCGGGGTCTACGCTTCTTGTTGGGGGGATTTCCTCGAAGGAGGACTGGCTGTCTCCACCTATCGCGGCCAGATTCAAAGTTACTAGCTACTCTGTCGTGGAGGGCGCTCCCAGATCTCAGCTATGGGCAGCTTCGCTACGCCGGTCGATGCGAGAGGCCACGACCGCCACGGGAGTGGCCGGTCCGTTGATCAGTGGAATGGCAATCGGTGACGATGCCCTGATGTCCGCAGAGCTAAGGGAATCGATGCTGATCTCGTCGCTGACTCATCTCACCGCGGTGTCGGGAAGTCACATCGCAATCTCTTTAGCCCTCGTGAGCAGAATTCTCCGGGGAAGACGCAGACTCCAGGCGACCGCAGTGTGCAGCTTTCTTGTCCTTGTCATCATTGTCGTCGGCCCTGAACCAAGCGTTGTCCGCTCGGTATCAATGAGTGGCCTCGCGGTCTGGGGAACGGTTAGACGAAGACCTTCTCAACCGCTCGGTTTACTGGCGGTAGTCGCTCTTGCCTCTGTCCTCATTGATCCTTGGCTAGCAATATCTATTGGCTTTGCGCTCTCGGTCTCGGCGACTGCCGCGATCATTGTTGTTGCTGGACCACTGGAGCGTGCTCTTGTTCAGTCTTTGCCAGAGGAGGGCGTGACAAACAAGATGGGTTCCCTGGTCGCAGGCACCGTATCTGTTGCAGTGAGTGCATCATCGGCTACGGTGCCGATCCTCGCACTGCTCAACCCCTGGCTCCCGCTCTGGGGAATCGTAGCGAATCTGTTGGTGGCGCCGGTCGTTGCTCCTCTGACTCTACTTGGGCTTGGTGCCGCGCTCGCGTCTCTTTTCGCGCCGAATCTGGCGGGATTCTTGGTGAAATGTGCTGAGCCGTTTGCCGACTGGTTGGTGATCGTGGCCACTAGGACTGCCACCTTGCCGCTAGCGAAGTTGCCATGGCCTCAAGGAATAGGAGGGCTGTTTCTGTCGGTGGCTGTAACGATCGTGGCCTGGGGCGCGGTCATCGCCCTCTATCGCCGCCTCACCAACCGAACGGCATAG
- a CDS encoding DNA polymerase III subunit delta: protein MASREIPAPAPVQLVSGKEQELADRAVRSILKEITAFAPEAEVGEASAEKFQKGDLAELLTTSLFAESQILVITDADKPSDAFVDEITAYIKDPLQDAWVVIRHGGGTRGTGVTNAIKKAGFPVLKCELEKGQRGIQQKLDLVREDVRLAGGAIDPPAAEDLVNALGDSLGELLAVARQLSDDSGGHITKDTVHAYFRGRVETGPYEAANALVEGEGATALLLARRATATGVPPVVLVAVLAQTFRAVAKVGVPGVSSSDLGMAPWQADRARKQSRKWTDEALGYAITRIAEADSAVKGLSKDPEASIELCIMDINRAYQSL, encoded by the coding sequence ATGGCATCCCGCGAGATACCCGCCCCGGCTCCAGTCCAACTGGTAAGCGGGAAGGAACAGGAGCTAGCTGACCGCGCGGTACGGTCGATCCTTAAGGAGATCACAGCGTTCGCTCCTGAGGCTGAAGTGGGTGAGGCAAGCGCCGAAAAGTTTCAGAAGGGGGACCTAGCGGAGCTCCTGACTACCTCTTTGTTCGCAGAATCACAGATCCTGGTCATAACTGATGCAGACAAGCCTTCGGATGCGTTCGTTGACGAGATTACCGCCTACATCAAGGACCCCCTACAAGACGCATGGGTGGTAATTCGCCACGGTGGGGGCACCCGGGGGACCGGGGTGACCAACGCCATTAAGAAAGCTGGATTTCCAGTGCTTAAGTGCGAACTCGAGAAGGGGCAACGAGGTATCCAGCAAAAGCTAGACCTGGTCCGGGAAGACGTCCGCTTGGCTGGTGGAGCGATTGATCCACCGGCCGCTGAGGATCTGGTCAATGCGCTAGGGGACAGTCTGGGTGAGTTACTTGCAGTCGCTAGACAACTGAGCGATGACTCGGGTGGACACATTACCAAGGACACCGTACACGCCTACTTTCGGGGACGCGTAGAAACAGGTCCGTACGAGGCGGCTAACGCCCTGGTCGAGGGTGAGGGGGCAACTGCGTTGTTGCTTGCTCGAAGGGCCACGGCAACAGGAGTTCCGCCGGTCGTGTTAGTCGCTGTGCTTGCACAGACCTTTAGAGCAGTCGCCAAAGTGGGGGTTCCAGGCGTTTCCTCGTCAGATCTGGGGATGGCTCCCTGGCAGGCCGATAGGGCACGCAAGCAATCACGCAAGTGGACTGACGAGGCACTTGGCTATGCGATCACTCGCATTGCCGAGGCCGACTCGGCAGTAAAGGGACTCTCAAAGGATCCAGAGGCCTCCATCGAACTGTGCATTATGGACATAAATCGCGCTTATCAGTCCCTGTAG
- a CDS encoding SIS domain-containing protein, which yields MNRSSRLDEAVVASTKAIEDEIVALSSATQGIDDELAAALTVLSGTTGKIVVSGIGKPGHIGKKIAATLASTGSPAFFIHSTEALHGDSGMVRPGDTALLMSNSGTTAEVCAFAAMLKEWGIPIVAMTRSAQSPLGQLADATIELRIPREADPLGLAPTSSTTLKLVLGDALAIGLMSLSGFTAEDFAKHHPGGALGVQLKG from the coding sequence ATGAACAGGAGTAGTCGCTTAGACGAGGCGGTTGTAGCATCGACCAAGGCTATTGAAGATGAAATAGTCGCGCTCTCGTCGGCAACGCAGGGAATCGATGATGAGCTGGCCGCCGCGCTGACAGTCCTTAGCGGGACTACGGGCAAAATTGTCGTCTCCGGCATTGGAAAGCCGGGGCACATAGGCAAAAAGATTGCAGCCACACTCGCCTCAACCGGATCGCCTGCGTTCTTTATTCATTCGACTGAAGCCTTACATGGCGATTCGGGCATGGTGAGACCGGGAGACACCGCGTTGCTGATGTCAAACTCCGGAACCACCGCCGAAGTCTGTGCATTTGCGGCAATGCTAAAGGAATGGGGTATTCCCATCGTCGCTATGACAAGAAGCGCTCAATCGCCTTTAGGGCAGCTAGCGGATGCGACCATAGAACTCAGGATTCCGCGAGAGGCGGACCCGCTGGGTCTCGCGCCTACCAGTTCTACCACGCTCAAGCTCGTGCTCGGAGACGCGCTTGCTATTGGCCTAATGTCGCTCAGCGGTTTCACGGCCGAGGATTTCGCAAAACACCACCCGGGCGGCGCACTGGGCGTACAACTGAAGGGTTGA
- a CDS encoding ribokinase, whose translation MKTVAVVGTFMMDLVARAPRRPLPGETIVGSDFYVSEGGKGFNQAVAAARAGAPTAMIGALGEDDYGRQFLSFLEREGIDTEGVLVTGTGTGVGLPVIVNDGGNSIVIVRRANEAVTAEMVRESLDALDDVGVVVGQLELDVLTSTAAAEWAAQHGAIFLLNPAPMCPIPPELLRNTSVLTPNEVELEELSRQVFGEVLGTEDTVSRLASEFEVSVVATLGSKGALVAERNAPAVLVEAPVVKAVDTVGAGDTFCGYLAAGLARGESLSEAAPRACAAASLSVTRQGSAVSVPRLDELL comes from the coding sequence GTGAAAACGGTAGCCGTTGTTGGCACATTCATGATGGATCTCGTTGCGCGAGCTCCTCGTCGGCCATTGCCGGGCGAAACGATCGTCGGCTCAGACTTCTATGTGTCTGAGGGAGGTAAGGGATTCAACCAGGCCGTTGCTGCGGCGCGCGCCGGGGCACCTACCGCGATGATCGGAGCGCTCGGCGAAGATGACTATGGACGCCAGTTCTTGTCATTTCTTGAACGAGAGGGAATCGACACGGAAGGGGTTCTAGTTACCGGAACGGGGACAGGTGTTGGACTTCCGGTGATAGTCAATGACGGCGGCAATTCCATTGTGATCGTCCGACGGGCGAACGAGGCAGTAACCGCTGAGATGGTGCGTGAGTCTTTAGATGCGCTAGACGACGTGGGTGTTGTAGTTGGGCAGCTCGAACTAGATGTTCTGACCAGTACGGCAGCAGCCGAGTGGGCAGCACAGCACGGGGCGATATTCCTGCTAAATCCCGCTCCGATGTGCCCAATCCCTCCTGAACTGTTGAGAAACACCTCAGTCCTTACGCCGAACGAGGTTGAGCTTGAGGAGCTTTCTCGGCAGGTCTTTGGTGAGGTACTGGGTACCGAAGATACTGTCAGTCGACTCGCGAGCGAGTTCGAAGTGTCGGTGGTGGCAACGCTAGGGTCAAAGGGTGCGTTGGTGGCCGAGCGAAATGCCCCCGCGGTTCTGGTAGAGGCCCCAGTCGTTAAGGCAGTGGACACCGTTGGTGCGGGCGATACCTTCTGCGGCTATCTCGCGGCGGGTCTAGCACGAGGCGAGAGCCTGTCTGAAGCCGCTCCTCGCGCCTGTGCGGCAGCCTCATTGTCCGTGACGCGACAGGGAAGTGCGGTATCGGTACCGCGCCTTGATGAGCTGCTCTAG
- a CDS encoding LacI family DNA-binding transcriptional regulator — MGDRITVQDVARRAKVSAATVSRVFNGVSSVDSDMAKRVRKAASDLSYVPNPYGRALRRQQSDIWTVIVSDLQNPFYTRLVADIESIGKEQGFSVMLATSDEDLEKERRHIEVALSQQMAGVVISPSSESQTDLTALMNAGIPVVVVDRHISGYTGASVMVDNVQVGTLAAEHLLECGYTTPAVITSSKDVSSAHDRSRGFVDTLRAAGVPVPSERIYTTDLRYDSGRETMLRMLEEHPEIDSLFTVNGPLTAAAFTVFKDEKIAVPESVALVGVDDDQWTAMVTPAVTVVRQPVSDVGRIAGELLSQANGLKSLAGAKVVLSPELVVRESM, encoded by the coding sequence ATGGGAGATCGGATCACTGTCCAGGACGTTGCAAGGCGGGCGAAGGTGTCTGCGGCTACAGTCTCGCGAGTCTTCAATGGGGTCTCGAGTGTTGACTCCGACATGGCAAAGAGAGTACGCAAGGCCGCTTCTGACCTTTCATACGTGCCGAATCCGTATGGACGAGCCCTCAGACGCCAGCAAAGCGACATCTGGACCGTCATCGTCTCCGACCTTCAGAATCCGTTCTATACGAGGCTGGTAGCGGACATAGAGTCGATCGGAAAAGAGCAGGGGTTTTCGGTCATGCTCGCTACTTCTGACGAGGATCTTGAGAAAGAGCGTCGCCATATCGAGGTCGCCCTTTCTCAGCAGATGGCGGGGGTGGTCATCTCTCCGTCGTCTGAGTCTCAGACCGACCTGACCGCGCTTATGAACGCTGGAATCCCGGTGGTGGTCGTTGACCGCCATATCTCCGGGTACACCGGCGCGTCAGTTATGGTCGACAACGTTCAGGTGGGAACCTTGGCGGCTGAGCATTTGCTTGAGTGCGGCTACACGACCCCCGCGGTCATAACCTCTTCCAAGGATGTCTCCTCGGCACACGATAGAAGCAGAGGGTTCGTTGATACTCTGCGGGCGGCGGGAGTTCCGGTTCCGAGTGAGAGGATCTACACCACCGATCTTCGCTACGATTCTGGGCGCGAAACCATGCTTCGGATGTTGGAAGAGCATCCGGAGATCGATTCGCTCTTCACAGTCAATGGCCCCCTGACTGCGGCGGCTTTCACGGTATTCAAGGATGAGAAAATTGCAGTTCCAGAGTCCGTCGCGCTCGTTGGCGTTGATGACGATCAATGGACTGCGATGGTCACGCCAGCAGTGACTGTTGTTCGGCAACCGGTCTCGGATGTGGGCCGCATCGCCGGAGAACTATTGAGTCAAGCTAACGGGCTGAAAAGCCTCGCCGGCGCAAAGGTTGTGCTCAGTCCCGAGTTGGTCGTCAGAGAGTCCATGTAG
- a CDS encoding RbsD/FucU domain-containing protein, producing the protein MLKGINPLIGPDLLQALAAMGHGDQIVIADRNFPSHRIGERVVELRGHDAPTVVAAICELLPLDLSVKQPVLRMKTADGGTPEVHAEVVELVDALLEEGQSVGEVERFDFYDQAEQAYLVVVTGETRPYGDFILTKGVI; encoded by the coding sequence ATGCTAAAGGGAATAAATCCGCTTATAGGACCCGATCTGCTCCAAGCTCTTGCAGCCATGGGGCATGGCGACCAGATAGTCATCGCAGATAGGAACTTTCCGTCTCATCGGATAGGAGAGCGCGTTGTAGAACTGCGCGGTCATGATGCGCCCACTGTGGTGGCAGCGATATGCGAACTGTTGCCGTTGGACCTGAGCGTCAAGCAACCCGTTCTCCGAATGAAGACAGCTGATGGTGGTACTCCCGAGGTTCATGCTGAGGTGGTGGAGCTGGTGGATGCGCTTCTTGAAGAGGGTCAGAGCGTCGGTGAAGTCGAACGCTTTGACTTCTATGATCAGGCTGAACAGGCCTACCTTGTTGTAGTTACTGGCGAAACCCGTCCGTATGGAGACTTCATTCTGACAAAGGGCGTCATCTAG
- a CDS encoding extracellular solute-binding protein, producing MQTGKRRFASVAAVASVTALLLSACSGGSGGQSQSTDEGTAAPDSGDKVTIEFWHRTFTPVENEWYTQIVEDFNNSQDEIFVNDTEIPADAWDQRMKAAQAAGNAPDVYTHAGSIQDAVNAGQLHELNGIVSDDALGQIIDSALPVSAIGDKFYAYPLLLEPQTVLFWNKDMLEAAGLDPEVGPSTWQDLMDACAAIKPTLAAGQFCISPAGDAPTFAWSTVGQQYNFSGHTALNDTWTEPNINDQGYKDLMDSYKALWDNDYMPKQPLGPYVEGREFGEEKVAFKVSGSWMMSEIGSDFPDVLGRTGIGAFPNSPNADGRTATTMGNFKWVVDAKAKNAEAAGKFLEWAIAGDPANLVPFFVETQFTKVPVRMSVQEAVSADAAADDAPWSAIVMNDIAPTAIPEPSYPWDVSLAVGTAIEKVMKGAASTDEAIKTAEDEIRVVIERENLPEKAPSEG from the coding sequence ATGCAAACAGGAAAGCGCCGATTCGCTTCGGTGGCAGCGGTGGCTTCAGTCACGGCATTGCTACTGAGCGCGTGTAGTGGTGGAAGTGGTGGTCAGTCCCAGTCGACCGACGAGGGGACCGCTGCTCCTGACAGTGGTGACAAGGTAACCATTGAGTTCTGGCATCGCACGTTTACCCCCGTTGAAAACGAGTGGTACACGCAGATCGTTGAGGACTTCAATAACTCACAAGACGAAATTTTCGTAAATGACACTGAGATCCCTGCCGATGCTTGGGATCAACGCATGAAGGCTGCCCAGGCTGCAGGTAATGCTCCCGACGTCTACACACATGCTGGTTCCATACAGGATGCGGTAAATGCGGGACAGCTTCATGAACTGAACGGTATTGTTTCTGACGATGCTCTGGGTCAAATCATTGACTCGGCTCTGCCGGTTTCTGCTATCGGAGACAAGTTCTATGCCTATCCGCTCTTGCTTGAGCCTCAGACCGTCTTGTTCTGGAACAAGGACATGCTTGAAGCGGCTGGGCTTGACCCGGAGGTTGGGCCCTCGACCTGGCAGGATCTGATGGACGCTTGCGCGGCCATCAAGCCGACGCTCGCCGCGGGCCAGTTCTGTATTTCGCCCGCCGGTGATGCACCGACATTCGCTTGGTCAACTGTCGGACAGCAATACAATTTCTCTGGTCACACCGCTCTGAATGACACATGGACAGAGCCGAACATCAACGATCAGGGTTACAAGGATCTCATGGACTCATACAAGGCTCTTTGGGACAACGACTATATGCCGAAGCAGCCGCTTGGACCGTACGTTGAGGGACGCGAGTTCGGCGAAGAGAAGGTAGCTTTCAAGGTATCTGGGTCGTGGATGATGTCTGAGATCGGATCGGACTTCCCGGATGTGCTTGGTCGCACAGGCATCGGAGCCTTCCCGAACTCACCGAATGCTGACGGTCGTACCGCCACAACTATGGGCAACTTCAAGTGGGTTGTGGATGCGAAAGCTAAGAATGCCGAAGCAGCCGGAAAATTCCTAGAATGGGCGATTGCCGGCGATCCCGCTAATCTGGTTCCGTTCTTCGTGGAGACTCAGTTCACCAAGGTCCCGGTTCGTATGTCGGTGCAGGAGGCAGTATCTGCGGATGCGGCAGCTGATGATGCTCCATGGTCCGCAATCGTCATGAATGACATTGCGCCAACCGCTATTCCCGAACCAAGTTACCCATGGGATGTCTCGCTTGCAGTGGGAACTGCGATCGAGAAGGTAATGAAGGGTGCAGCTTCGACAGACGAAGCGATCAAGACCGCTGAGGACGAGATCCGCGTGGTGATTGAACGCGAAAACCTGCCGGAGAAGGCGCCGTCAGAAGGTTAG
- a CDS encoding sugar ABC transporter permease: MSTRDVMTLEQEGIIGTMEKPPKAGRKMKRSKARSSGVMPYLMVLPALVMLGIFVIWPAVYAGFLSFHDWSFYKDPAFVGFRNYANVLKDPLFWAAVRRGFIFVAMTVPVMLVLAFLFSSLVVSVSRRFASVLKVSIYIPTIISAVIASIIFVLIYDYSGGLLNALLGVFGVDPVAWIGDPRWALFAIAVPAIWLGMGLTSLIMVAGMIDIPQEFYEAASMEGANWWQKTFYITLPQMKNILLYLLITGFVSAIQQYELPLVMTGGGPLDSTTTPNLFIFNHFRNDMNVGYSIAAALLLFVVLGSISALVFKFVNSERLVD, translated from the coding sequence GTGAGCACTAGAGACGTCATGACTCTCGAGCAAGAGGGCATAATCGGCACGATGGAGAAGCCGCCAAAAGCCGGTCGAAAAATGAAAAGATCCAAGGCACGATCATCTGGGGTTATGCCTTATCTGATGGTCTTGCCAGCACTGGTAATGCTAGGAATCTTCGTGATCTGGCCAGCCGTCTATGCGGGCTTCTTATCGTTCCACGACTGGAGTTTCTATAAGGACCCCGCGTTCGTGGGCTTTAGGAACTACGCAAACGTTCTCAAGGACCCACTGTTCTGGGCGGCTGTGCGCAGAGGCTTCATTTTTGTTGCCATGACGGTACCAGTAATGCTGGTGCTTGCTTTCCTGTTCTCGTCGTTGGTGGTTAGTGTCTCTCGTCGCTTCGCCTCGGTCCTAAAGGTGAGCATATATATACCGACAATCATCTCTGCAGTTATCGCCTCGATAATCTTCGTCCTTATTTACGATTACTCTGGTGGTCTTCTAAATGCGCTACTGGGAGTTTTCGGAGTGGATCCGGTCGCGTGGATCGGAGATCCACGCTGGGCCCTCTTCGCGATAGCTGTTCCGGCCATCTGGCTCGGTATGGGGTTAACGTCCTTGATCATGGTTGCCGGAATGATCGACATCCCACAAGAGTTCTACGAAGCGGCTTCGATGGAGGGTGCCAACTGGTGGCAAAAGACCTTCTATATAACCCTTCCCCAGATGAAAAACATACTTCTTTATCTGCTGATCACGGGATTCGTTTCGGCCATCCAGCAGTATGAGCTTCCGCTGGTTATGACCGGAGGAGGTCCACTGGACTCCACGACGACACCGAACCTGTTTATCTTCAACCACTTCCGCAATGACATGAACGTCGGCTACTCGATAGCCGCAGCCCTGTTGTTGTTCGTCGTTTTGGGCAGTATCTCGGCGCTGGTATTCAAGTTCGTCAACTCGGAAAGGTTGGTTGATTAG
- a CDS encoding carbohydrate ABC transporter permease — MAQTTLPPSADLENTSAKTKHDRGGAWWFYTIGKAFFGSVFVVVALFPLAWMVIAGFKSKTEVISTPFQFFPEVWKWENYTQILSDPTFMKTMGWTFMGAILFTLLALTINSLAAYAFARLDFRFKSALWVIVITTMFIPGMTILLTSFVVVSDLGMLDSLAVLVLPGAASAATIFFIRQFYLSIPSSLEEAAMLDGCSRFQIFWRLFLPLSKAPFVVMGITTFLAYWNSYVWPIMTITNPDMYVVQQYLATFRSERSTELGLLMAGSVLAAAPVIILFLIFQKQIIGNIKMAGLK; from the coding sequence ATGGCGCAGACAACGCTTCCGCCCAGTGCGGACCTTGAGAACACATCCGCGAAGACGAAACATGACCGTGGTGGGGCCTGGTGGTTCTACACGATTGGCAAGGCCTTCTTTGGCTCAGTCTTTGTGGTCGTGGCGCTTTTTCCACTGGCCTGGATGGTCATAGCAGGATTCAAATCGAAGACAGAGGTCATATCTACCCCGTTTCAGTTCTTCCCGGAAGTGTGGAAGTGGGAGAACTACACCCAGATTCTCTCTGATCCGACGTTTATGAAGACGATGGGATGGACCTTCATGGGTGCGATCCTGTTTACTCTGCTGGCGCTTACAATCAACTCATTGGCTGCGTATGCTTTTGCTCGCCTCGATTTTAGGTTCAAGAGTGCTCTCTGGGTCATTGTCATCACGACGATGTTTATTCCCGGAATGACCATTCTATTGACTAGCTTCGTGGTGGTCTCCGACCTAGGAATGCTGGATTCATTGGCAGTACTGGTCCTTCCGGGTGCTGCCAGCGCGGCAACAATATTCTTTATCAGGCAGTTCTATCTGAGCATTCCCTCGTCTCTAGAAGAGGCGGCGATGCTAGATGGTTGTAGCCGTTTCCAGATTTTCTGGCGATTGTTCCTTCCACTGTCGAAAGCCCCGTTCGTCGTTATGGGAATTACCACTTTCCTTGCGTACTGGAACTCGTACGTCTGGCCCATCATGACGATCACCAATCCAGATATGTACGTGGTACAGCAGTATCTAGCGACCTTCCGATCCGAACGTTCAACAGAACTCGGCCTGCTGATGGCTGGATCTGTGCTCGCAGCCGCGCCGGTAATCATCCTGTTCTTAATCTTCCAGAAGCAGATCATTGGAAATATCAAGATGGCCGGATTGAAGTAA